The proteins below are encoded in one region of Apium graveolens cultivar Ventura chromosome 4, ASM990537v1, whole genome shotgun sequence:
- the LOC141720292 gene encoding cell differentiation protein rcd1-like, protein MQFLNVQIHCYLYPFLETEETSKPFQYLRLMSLGVIGGLLKEVGDPSTKVAVQCLLESGLFPLCLKSIEYGNELSQSTASWIMSRIMMQEQGLQYCCEPANRLCAIMKARPITLKNLQDLFQKLSMGCGPNAEVVGDVAGSSHLDR, encoded by the exons ATGCAGTTCCTTAATG TTCAGATACATTGTTACTTGTACCCTTTCTTGGAGACTGAAGAAACGAGCAAGCCATTCCAGTACCTAAGGCTAATGAGCTTGGGGGTCATTGGTGGTCTTCTGAAGGAG GTAGGCGACCCTTCGACAAAGGTTGCTGTTCAGTGTTTGCTTGAATCAGGACTCTTCCCTTTGTGTCTAAAATCCATAGAATATGGAAACGAACTTTCACAATCA ACTGCATCTTGGATAATGTCAAGAATAATGATGCAAGAGCAGGGACTACAGTATTGCTGTGAGCCTGCAAACCGGTTGTGTGCAATCATGAAG GCACGCCCTATAACCTTAAAAAATTTACAAGATTTGTTTCAAAAGCTATCGATGGGATGCGGGCCAAATGCAGAAGTGGTTGGTGATGTTGCAGGTTCCTCACATCTTGATCGCTAG